The Eggerthella guodeyinii sequence TACTTGGTGGACAGGCCGTGCGCCTCCAGGACGGCGCGCGTCTCCGACACGCTGGCCAACGGCGAGAGCTTCGTCATCGGGCCTGCCCCGCCCCGAGCGGGAACGTGCCCTCGGGGCCCGTGCACGTGTACGCCGAAGCGGGGTGCACGCGGCCGCCCTCGAACACGTCGGCGCCCGAGAGAAGCGCACCGTCGGCGCTGACGAGGCCCACCCAGTCGTGCACGGATTCCAGCGCGAAGCCCGCCACGGCCAGCGCCGAGCGCACCTCGCCCACGAGCGGGCCGAACCCGTGCGGGTCGCCCCCCTCGCCCACCACGTACAGGCTGGCCGGACGCTTCGGCTTGGCGCGCCAGTTGGCGTAGAAGTACGGCTGCAGACGATCGAGAAACGCCTTGAGTTGGGACGGAGCGCCCGCGAAGTACACGGGCGACACGACCACGAGCTCGTCGCAGGCGTTCAGCTGCTCGCGCACGCGCAGCATGTCGTCGGAGATGATGCAGTACAGCTCGTTGCGGCCCTTGTTGCTGGCGCACGTCTCGCATCCCGTGCAGGGGGAGATGCGCACGTCCGCAAGCGACACGAGCTCCACGCGGTCGTCGGGGGCAGCCTCCTCGAACGCGAAGCGGACGGCCTCCGCAACGCCCGCGCTGCGCCCCCGTGCCCGGGGGGACCCGCTGATGATGAGTCGCTTCACAAGCGTCACGCTCCTTCGTTCTTCTGCCAGGCGGTCGCCGGGCGATCCAGCAGTTCGCGCGCGTTGGCCATGAGCTGGGCGAGGAACTCCTCGCGCTGCGCTCCGGGCGCCCGTCCGCATGCCTCGGCCAGCCGCTCCGCCGTGAACAGCACGTGATCGGGCAGGCAGGTCATGCCGCGCATGGGCTCGGGCGTCATGTACGGCGCATCGGTTTCGGTGAGCAGGCGGTCCGCCGGCACGCGGGCCGCGGCCTCGCGCGTGTCGTCCGCGCTCTTGAACGTGAGTGCGCCGCCGAACGCCACGTAGCACCCTTCCTCCACCCACGGCTCGAGCGTGGCCCAGTCCAGGTTGAAGCAGTGCAGCAGCGTGCCCGCCTCGGGAAAGCCCTCCTCACGCATGATGGCCAGCGCCTCGTCGTGCGCCTCGCGCAGGTGCAGCGCGATGGGCAGCCCCGCCTCCTTCGCCAGGCGGATCTGGCGGCGGAAGGCCGCGCGCTGGTCGTCGCGCGGCGAGAAGTCGTAGTGGTAGTCGAGGCCGATCTCCCCGAGCGCCGCCACGCGTGGGTCCTTGAGCCGGCGACGCAGCTCAGCCTCGAGGCCGTCGTCGTAGAACTTCGCGTTATGCGGATGGCAGCCGACGGCGATGCGGACCCGCGGCACGCGCGGGAACGGGTCGCTTCACGTCCAGCCGACGAAGCGCTTGGCCGCGGCGGCGGCCTCGAACCGCCACGAGTTCAGGCGGTCGAACGTGGTGGAGCCGTCCTCGAACACGTCCACGATGGTGCAGACGAACTCCACCTGGTGCGCCGCGCAGCGCGCGAGCGCGTAGGATGGGTCGGGCAGCAGCTGCACGTGCGTATGCGTGTCAGCCACCGGCCCTTCGAGCTGCGGGGCGTCGACCACGCGGTACGTGCCGTGCTTGCGCTTCTGGCGGAACAGCGGGTCGTCGAAGACGGG is a genomic window containing:
- a CDS encoding flavodoxin family protein; the encoded protein is MKRLIISGSPRARGRSAGVAEAVRFAFEEAAPDDRVELVSLADVRISPCTGCETCASNKGRNELYCIISDDMLRVREQLNACDELVVVSPVYFAGAPSQLKAFLDRLQPYFYANWRAKPKRPASLYVVGEGGDPHGFGPLVGEVRSALAVAGFALESVHDWVGLVSADGALLSGADVFEGGRVHPASAYTCTGPEGTFPLGAGQAR
- a CDS encoding TatD family hydrolase, which codes for MPRVRIAVGCHPHNAKFYDDGLEAELRRRLKDPRVAALGEIGLDYHYDFSPRDDQRAAFRRQIRLAKEAGLPIALHLREAHDEALAIMREEGFPEAGTLLHCFNLDWATLEPWVEEGCYVAFGGALTFKSADDTREAAARVPADRLLTETDAPYMTPEPMRGMTCLPDHVLFTAERLAEACGRAPGAQREEFLAQLMANARELLDRPATAWQKNEGA
- a CDS encoding nitrate ABC transporter substrate-binding protein; translation: MTDEQHAEPVFDDPLFRQKRKHGTYRVVDAPQLEGPVADTHTHVQLLPDPSYALARCAAHQVEFVCTIVDVFEDGSTTFDRLNSWRFEAAAAAKRFVGWT